In Cydia strobilella chromosome 8, ilCydStro3.1, whole genome shotgun sequence, one DNA window encodes the following:
- the LOC134743785 gene encoding large ribosomal subunit protein bL32m, protein MLPRISTVVNILRNIEKCILSSLGHPPNELALAYIYEPRVSAPKKFSIRDIVGDGILLAVPKFRRTVEKRLKRKFGNPDYVWKPLVPQTNIKVCRDCGHHHEIGRLCEHCYKKIQEETKLIQDQIKQKLGVGPITEDVVVLYEGENLPEKAKEFWNGKRVIEMKKERPQWFSKNLLQKSTQQPSNSTDVKPTDLA, encoded by the exons atgctACCACGTATTTCAACGGTGGTCAATATCCTGAGAAacatagaaaaatgtattctttCCTCACTCGGTCACCCACCAAACG AGCTCGCCTTGGCTTATATTTATGAGCCTAGAGTTTCTGCCCCGAAAAAGTTTTCAATCAGAGACATTGTCGGAGACGGCATTCTACTGGCTGTTCCAAAATTTCGAAGAACCGTGGAGAAGAGACTTAAGAGGAAGTTCGGCAACCCAGACTACGTGTGGAAGCCGCTGGTGCCGCAAACTAACATCAAAGTGTGCCGGGATTGTGGACACCACCATGAGATTGGCAGACTTTGTG AGCACTGCTACAAAAAAATCCAAGAAGAAACAAAACTCATCCAAGACCAGATTAAACAGAAGCTGGGTGTCGGACCAATCACAGAAGATGTTGTTGTGTTGTATGAAGGAGAGAATCTTCCAGAAAAG GCTAAGGAGTTTTGGAATGGCAAAAGAGTGATTGAAATGAAGAAGGAAAGACCTCAATGGTTCAGCAAGAATCTACTGCAAAAATCAACACAACAGCCCTCAAACTCAACTGATGTTAAGCCTACAGATctagcttaa